Proteins from a single region of Mustela erminea isolate mMusErm1 chromosome X, mMusErm1.Pri, whole genome shotgun sequence:
- the LOC116583489 gene encoding uncharacterized protein LOC116583489: KAWRDVRGRSQNGRAHEFLPGTEWKGPRSGRRSDLEGKNPQNMSVLLALILCGYQVPASHPGPGPDSRLNMVVMSSLRVVLQASPCKSLWRRFQTPRFVPARPCSLYTCTYKSRNRALHPLWESVDLVPGGERQSPINIRWRDSVYDPGLKPLTISYDPTTCLHVWNNGYSFLVEFEDSTDKSEEVKLPEVHCFCQVTQLTAGELMENQQTTLCARPLSSWRLQQVLASCKVWNCTS; this comes from the exons AAGGCGTGGCGAGACGTAAGGGGACGTAGCCAAAATGGCCGCGCGCATGAGTTTCTCCCCGGTACAGAGTGGAAGGGTCCGCGTTCAGGGAGACGTTCGG ATCTGGAGGGAAAGAACCCGCAAAACATGAGCGTTTTGCTGGCTCTGATTCTTTGTG GTTATCAGGTTCCTGCAAGTCATCCGGGGCCCGGTCCGGATTCCAGGCTAAACATGGTGGTGATGAGTAGCCTGAGGGTCGTTCTTCAAGCCTCTCCATGCAAGTCACTGTGGAGAAGATTCCAGACCCCCAGGTTCGTGCCAGCGAGGCCCTGCAGCCTCTACACCTGTACATACAAAAGCCGGAACCGAGCCC TGCACCCGCTGTGGGAGAGCGTGGACCTGGTCCCGGGGGGCGAGCGCCAGTCGCCCATCAACATCCGCTGGAGGGACAGCGTCTATGATCCTGGCTTAAAACCGCTCACCATCTCTTACGACCCGACCACCTGCCTCCACGTCTGGAATAACGGGTACTCTTTCCTGGTGGAATTTGAAGATTCTACAGATAAGTCAG AGGAAGTGAAGCTCCCTGAAGTTCACTGCTTTtgccaggtcacacagctgactGCTGGAGAACTGATGGAAAATCAGCAGACCACACTCTGTGCAAGGCCTCTGAGCTCCTGGAGACTTCAGCAGGTGCTGGCCTCCTGCAAGGTCTGGAA CTGCACATCATGA